CACTGAATCGGCATTAGTTAGTATCATTTCATTAATTGCATTGGTAATATCGTTCGGTGTTCTCGATGGTGATGTTGGCTGCAATACAACAAATATATCAAATTCCTGTCCTATCCTAGAGTATTGCTCAAGTGCCTCCCTTACACAATCCCATGTCGAAGCAGAATCTGAAGCCAGTTCTTCCGATCTTAGAAAGGGAACATTTGCCCCATATTGTATTGCAATATTGGCATACTCCTGTGAATCTGTTGAAAGGAATATTTCATCAAAGAGTCCGGCCTCTTGGGCCTGAAGTATACTATAAGCAATTAAAGGCTTCCCGTTAAGAAGGCGAATATTTTTGTCAGGCAAACCCTTTGAGCCGCTGCGGGCAGGAATGATGGCAATTATTCGGCGATCATTTAACACAGATTATCCCCTCACATCATAGAAGCTCTTTTTAAGGTTTATCTTGTCATTATCCAATATATCCTGGATAACCGCTGTGATTCTTTCTGACGTTTTCCCATCGCCATAGGGGTTAATTTGATCAGCAATTTCCATGAAGAA
This Desulfosporosinus orientis DSM 765 DNA region includes the following protein-coding sequences:
- a CDS encoding cytidylyltransferase domain-containing protein, yielding MLNDRRIIAIIPARSGSKGLPDKNIRLLNGKPLIAYSILQAQEAGLFDEIFLSTDSQEYANIAIQYGANVPFLRSEELASDSASTWDCVREALEQYSRIGQEFDIFVVLQPTSPSRTPNDITNAINEMILTNADSVVSVCEADHYPMCYNILPKNKSLKGFIRPEFLVKTRQELPTYYRINGAIFAVSTSFFSKTQNIYAGNSFAFIMPIERSIDIDTLFDFSLAEYLLTTDSALKMSH